The Gordonia iterans DNA window GCTCGCTGGTGGCCGACGTCCTCGCCGGCGACGGCCGTTTCGGCGTCGTGCTGATCTCCCGCGGCAGCGAAGTGGGCGGCGGCGACGAGCGTTGCGACGTCGGGACCGTCGCGCAACTGATCGGGCACCGGGTGCGGGTGAACGACCAGATCCAGCTGGCCTGCCGCGGCACCGACCGGCTGCGGGTGACGGCCTGGCTCGAGGACTCCCCGTACCCGCGCGCCGACGTCGAACTCTGGCCTGACGACCCGATCGGCCGCGACGAGTGGGCGCTGGCCCGCATCCCGTTCACGTCGGTGCTCGTCGAGGCGCAAGCGTTGTACGACGAAGTGTCCGCGCGCAGCGGCCGTCCCCCGGTGACGCTCGGCGCTCCGGACGATCTGCCACCGACCGAGTACACGTTCCGCACCGCGGCGACCCTGCCGCTGGGCGCCGCCGATCGCTACGCGATCCTGTCCGCGCACGGCGCCCGCGAGCGCCTGGACGCGATGATCCGTGCGGTCGACGACGTCCTCCCGATCCTGCGCGACCGCCTGGACCGGTAGGCCCGGGCCGGCGACTCGATCGCCGACGCCGGGCGCGCTCCGGTCCGAGACGAGGGTTTCGGATTCTCGGTGCCGGTGCAGGCGTCCGGCAGGTCACATCCCGATGGCGCCGTCGCCGTCCTTCCAGACCGCGACCACCGAGGGCCGCGGCTGCGCGTCGCCGCCGTCCGGCCAGTGCGAGAACGGCTTCTCGACGGTGGCGTCGTCGTCCTCGCCGGGATGCTGCACGCACACCACCACGCGCTTGTCTGTGATGATCGGCCCGCAGGTCTCCGCGCCGCGCGGGACGGTGAGGAACTGCTTGGTCTCGCCCCGGCGGGGACCGTCGAGGGCGACCGCGAACAGCCCGTCGTTGCTCTCGAGGGCGTTGCCGTCGGTGGAGATCCACAGGTTGCCGTGCGGATCGAAGGCGACATTGTCCGGGCACGAGATCGGGCTGACCTGCTTCTTGTCGAAACCGCCGTAGTAGGTGTCGGCGGCCGCCGGGTCACCGCACACCAGGAGCAGGTCCCAGGTGAACTGCTCGCCGGTGTGATCGTCGTCGATCTCCAGGATCTGGCCGTTCTTGTTCTCGTTGCGCGGGTTGGCCGCGTCGGCGCCGGGCTTGCCGTCGGTGCCGCGCTTGTCGTTGTTGGTGAGCGCGCAGTACACCTTGCCCGTGGTCGGGTGCGGTTCGATGTCCTCGGGACGGTCCATCTTGGTGGCGCCGGCCTTGTCGGCGGCGAGCCGCGTGAACACCGCGACCTCGGCCGGAGTCATGCCCTTGATGTGCGACGTCGCCGCGCCGTCGGCGTCGACGGTCAGCAGCTTGTGCCACCGTCCTGAGCCGGCCGCATCGGTGACCGTCGTCGGCTTGTCGCTGGTGAACGAAGCGACGTACAGGGTGCCCTCGGAGAGGATCCGCATGTTCTCGCGCCGGGCCTCGGCGGAGTCGCCCTCGCGGATCTTCCGGCTGGAGACGAACTTGTAGATGTACTCGAAGCGCTCGTCGTCACCGGTGTACGCGACCACCGTGCCGGCGGCCGGACCGTCCGGCACCACGTGGATGTTCGCCGACTCGTGCTTGAGGCGGCCGAGCGCAGAGTGCTTGAGCGGCACCGACTTCGGATCGTGCGGATCCACCTCGACGACGTACCCGAAGCGGTTCGCCTCGTTGGGCTCGGAAGCGAGGTCGAAGCGCTTCTCGAAGCGACCCCACTGGTGGTAGTCGGCGTCGTCCTCGAACCCGTAGCGCGCCAGCCGATCTGCCGCCGGCGCCTCGGTGACGGCGCTCGCGTTCATGAAGTAGTTGTTGTAGTTCTCCTCGCCGGACAGCATGGTGCCCCACGGCGTGATGCCGCCCGAGCAGTTGGCGATGGTGCCCAGGACGGTGCGCCCGTCGGGATCGGCCGACGTGCGTACCAGCTCGCTGCCGGCGGCCGGGCCGGTCAGCCGGAACGGCGTGGACGCGGTGATCCGTCGGTTGCGATGCCCCACAACCGGTGTCAGTGATCCGTCGGCGTCGCCGCCGGTCACTTCCAGCACCGTGATCCCGTGCGCGGCCATCGCGACCCGCGCCTGCTGCTCGGTGGGATCCTTCTCCCGGTATCCGCGGAACATGAGTTCCTCGGTGGTGTACTCCTGATTGACCACCAGGTAGAAGTGGTCGGGCTCTCCGACGACGGGGATCAGGCCTGCGAAGTCGTTGTTGTAGCCGAACTGGAGCGCCTGCGCTTCGGGTGTCTGATTCTCGAAGTCGAACTCCGGGGCGCCTGGGAGCACCGGATCACCCCAGCGGATCACCACCTGCTGGCGATAGCCGTCCGGAATCTTCAGTGCGTCCTCGGTGTTGGGGGCGACGACGTCGAACCGCATCCCCTCCAGCGGGCCCGACGAGCCGGTCTCGCTCACGGGGGTGTCGTCCCCACAGGCGGCGAGCACCGAGCCCGCACCGACCGCCACCGCCCCGGCGAGTGAGCCTCGCAGGACGGTGCGGCGCGACAGCGCGGTCCGCGCGACGTCGCGGAAGTACTCGTTCCCGCTGGTGTTGCCGGGCTCGTGCCAGCACGCTTCACCGCACTTGTACCGGCAGGTCATCCGCGACCGCGCCGAACGACCGGCCGCGGTGCCGACGGAGGTGAACAGTTGCAGGGGTATGCGCACGAGAAGAGGCCTCCACGGGATCGGGACGGCCCTGGGCTGCGGGCCGTTGCACCGGGAACGCTAGGGAGAACGGGTCAATCCGCGCCGACGCCGTCGTGAACGCAATCCGAACACCGGGCGAGCGGGGAACGACGCGCGGGTGATTCGGGCGGTATTTCGCATCCCTGTGGGCTCATCGAATCCCGGATGCCTACCGAGCAGTACGTCCCATCTGCAGCTTTCGCCGTGGTGAGGGCGCCGGGTCCCTAGCATGGGTATATGTACACGGGATTCCTCATCGGCTGCTTCTTCGTCTTCCCGGTCGTCTCGATCGTCATCGAGCACGCCGTGCGACGTCGACGCGGCGAGGATCCCGACCTCCTCGGCCTCGTCCTGCGGTGGTTCACCTTCTGGATCGCCGGTGTGCGCCTGCTGATCGCCGGCCTCACGCAGGCGTTCCGCCCGGAGTTCACCGCGGAATCGATCTTCAACACCACCGATCCCACAGTGCTGCCGTTCATCTCCGAACTCGGCTACTCGAACATCGCGATCGGTCTGATCGGCGTGCTCAGTCTCCGGCTGCGGTCCTGGACGGCACCCGCCGCTCTCGCCGGCGCCGTGTTCCTGGGGCTCGCCGGGATCCGGCACCTCGTCGACGGCGGCGCGTTCACCACCGATCGCGCCTTCGCCGCGGGCACCGACATCTTCGCGCTCGTCATCCTGCTCGGCGCCCTGCTCGCCGCCGGACTCCGCTCCCGCCGCGAATAGCGCGAAACCGCAAACCCAGCACTCGCGAGTGCTGGGTTTGCGGTGGGGATCTCGACTTCGCTCGATCAGCGAGAGGTCACAACATGCAGCTGACGCAACCATCCACCTCAGTACCCTCGAGCGCCATCTGACGCAGGCGGATGTAGTAGAGCGTCTTGATTCCCTTGCGCCAGGCGTAGATCTGCGCACGGTTGACGTCGCGAGTGGAGGCGGTGTCCTTGAAGAACAGGGTCAGACTCAGGCCCTGATCGACGTGCTGCGTCGCCGCGGCGTAGGTGTCGATGATCTTCTCGTAGCCGATCTCGTACGCGTCCTGGTAGTACTCCAGGTTGTCGTTGGTCAGGTACGGCGCCGGGTAGTAGACGCGGCCGATCTTGCCTTCCTTGCGGATCTCGATCTTCGCCGCGACCGGGTGGATCGAGCTGGTCGAGTGGTTGATGTAGCTGATCGAACCGGTCGGCGGCACCGCCTGCAGGTTCTGGTTGTAGATGCCGTCGCGCTGCACGGCGGCCTTCAGGTCGCGCCAGTCGTCCTGGGTCGGGATCGCGATGCCCTGATTGGCGAACAGGCCCTCGTCCTTGCTCCCGGCGTTGGCGAACAGCTCGCGCACCCGCTCGGTGGCCGGCTCCCACACCTGATCGATGTACTTGTCGAAGAACTCGCCACTGGCGTACTTGCTGTCCTCGAAGCCGGCGAACGGGCGCCCCTTCTCCTTCGCGAGCTTGTTGGACGCGCGAAGGGCGTGGTACAGCACCGTGTAAAAGTACATGTTGGTGAAGTCGATGCCCTCCTCACTGCCGTAGAAGATGCGCTCGCGGGCCAGGTAGCCGTGCAAGTTCATCTGCCCCAGCCCGATCGCGTGCCCCTCCTCGTTCGCGCGACGGATCGACGGCACCGAATCGATGGACGTCTGGTCGGCGACGGCGGTGAGGCCACGGATCGCGGTTTCGATGGTGTGCCCCAGGTCCGGGGAGTCCATCGCCTGGGCGATGTTCATCGACCCCAGGTTGCAGGAGATGTCCTTGCCGACGTGCGAGTACGAGAGGTCGTCGTTGAAGGTCGACGGCGTGGAGACCTGCAGGATCTCCGAGCACAGGTTGGAGTGGGTGATCTTGCCCGCGACCGGGTTCGCCCGGTTCACCGTGTCCTCGAACATGATGTACGGGTAGCCCGACTCGAACTGCAGCTCCGCGAGGGTCTGGAAGAACTCGCGCGCGTTGATCTTGGACTTGCGGATCCGCCCGTCCTCGACCATCTCGTGGTACTTGTCGCTCACATTGACGTCGGCGAACGGCACCCCGTAGATGCGCTCGACGTCGTACGGGCTGAACAGGTACATGTCGTCGTTGTTCTTGGCCAGTTCGAAGGTGATGTCGGGGATCACCACGCCCAGGCTCAGCGTCTTGATGCGGATCTTCTCGTCCGCGTTCTCCCGCTTGGTGTCCAGGAACCGGTAGATGTCCGGGTGGTGGGCGTGCAGGTACACCGCGCCGGCACCCTGGCGGGCACCGAGCTGGTTGGCGTAGCTGAACGAGTCCTCGAGCAGCTTCATGATCGGGATGACGCCCGAGCTCTGGTTCTCGATCTTCTTGATCGGGGCTCCGTGCTCGCGGACGTTCGACAGCAGCAGGGCGACGCCGCCTCCGCGCTTGGACAGCTGCAGCGCCGAGTTGATCGACCGCCCGATGGACTCCATGTTGTCCTCGATGCGCAGGAGGAAGCACGAAACCGGCTCACCGCGCTGCTTCTTGCCCGAGTTCAGGAAGGTCGGGGTAGCCGGCTGGAAGCGACCGTCGATGATCTCGTCGACCAGGTTGCGGGCCAGCGCGGTGTCGCCGGCGGCCAGGGTCAGCGCCACCATGCAGACGCGGTCCTCGAAACGCTCCAGGTAACGCTTGCCGTCGAAGGTCTTCAGCGTGTAGCTGGTGTAGTACTTGAACGCCCCCAGGAAGGTCGGGAAGCGGAACTTCTTGCCGTAGGCGTGGCCGAAGAGCAGCTTGACGAACTCACGGTCGTACTGGTCGAGGACCTCGGGCTCGTAGTAGTTCTCCTTGATCAGGTAATCGAGCTTCTCGTCGAGGTCGTGGAAGAAGACCGTGTTCTGGTTGACGTGCTGCAGGAAGTACTGCCGCGCCGCCTCGCGGTCCTTGTCGAACTGGATCTTCCCGTCCGCGTCGTACAGGTTGAGCATCGCGTTGAGCGCGTGGAAGTCGAGCTCACCCGGATCGTGACCGGCCGGTCCGGCGTGCACGCCCGAGACGCTCGCCGAGACGGTGCTGTCGGCGGGAACTTCTGACACGGGAACTGCGGTGGGCGACAAGGGAACTCCTGCGGATCGAGCTGATGAAAGAGGACTGACGAAAAAGTGTGAGCGCGGCTGCTCAGCGGCGAAATGCGGGACCGGCGGCGAACTCGGCGAGGCCGGAACGGACACGGTCGACGTCGTGCTCGGTGCCCATCAGCTCGAAGCGGTACAGGTAGGGCACCTGGCACTTGCGGGCGATGATCTCGCCGGCCAGGCAGAACTCTTCACCGAAGTTCGTGTTGCCGGCCGCGATCACCCCGCGGATCAGGGAGCGGTTGTGCTCGTTGTTGAGGAAGCGGATGACCTGCTTCGGGACGTATCCCCCGCCGGCGTGCGCCTGCACCGCACCGAGATCGGAGATCTTCCCGCCCCCGTACGTGGGGCTGATCAGCACGTACGGCCGGTCCACCCGGAACAGGCCGTCGCGGTCGATCAGCGGGATGCGCTGAGCCGGCGCCCCCAGCTTCTGGACGAAGCGGTGGGTGTTCTCCGACACCGACGAGAAGTAGACGATCTGCGGCAGGCCCTCGTGGGCCCCGGCGCCGGGAACGTCGTGAGCGGGCCGATCCGACACGGCGCCGGGAACGTCGTGAGCGGGCCAATCCGACACGGCGCCGCCGGACGGGCCCAGGAGCTCCGCCGACCGACCACCGGTCCCGGTCACGACTGCCACGACGACGACCTCCCGCTCAGGCTGCGCGAGCGGCGACGGCCTTGATGCGCTCGGGACGGAAGCCCGACCAGTGCTCGTCGTCAACCACGACGACCGGCGCCTGCAGGTAGCCGAGCGCCATCACGTAGTCGCGCGCTTCGTCGTCGATGCTGATGTCGACGACGTCGTACTCCAGTCCGAGCTTGTCGAGCGCCTTGTAGGTCATGTTGCACTGCACACAAGCCGGCTTGGTGTAGACGGTGATAGCCATTGGCGGACTCCTCGTGACGCGTTCGGACGGATGTGATGATGTCTGTCCGGCGGCTTCCCAATCGAGAGGATCACCAGCGTGTGAGTCGGTGTGCGAGTCCCGAATGACAGCTGTGGGATTCCTCTCCCCGTCGGACACCATGAACACTACACCTTGTGTCTGACATTTCGAGTCACCACAAGAAGTTGTGAATAACATTCATGAAAGTCCCAGGTCGGCGAGGCACCGTCCACAGGCCGCCGGGCGTGTCTCGATGCGCTCGGCGTGTCCTCCCCAGGCCGTCCCCAGCGCATCCCCAGGCCGTCCCCAGAGGTGTCCCCAGAGATGTCCCCAACCCTGTCTCCGGCGCGACCGCTCACCCCACCGCGGCCGGCTCCGGCAGAAGATGGGCGACGAGCCGCCCGAGCTCCCCGACGATCTCCGGCGACGCCTCGTCGAACTCGCCGCTGCGGATGCCGAGCTCGACCGGCTCGACCACCACGCCGCCGGCGATGCCGATCGCCTTGCGGGCGTCCTGGCGCGCCCAGGTGCCGGCGTGCGCACTCGATGCCGCGCCGATCACGCCGACCGGCAGACCCGTGAACGCCCCGGCGCCGTACGGCCGCGACAGCCAGTCGATCGCGTTCTTGAGCACCGCGGGCAGGCCGCCGTTGTACTCCGGCGTCACCACCAGCACGGCGTCGGCCGCACCCACGCGCGCCCGCAGTTCCTCCACCGCATCGCCACGCTCGCCGTCGGCGTCGAGGTCTTCGTTGTAGAACGGCAGCCGATCCAGGTCGTCGACGACGTCGACCGCCGTCCCGACCGGAGCCGACGCCGCGGCCAAGCGCGCCAGCCTGCGGTTGACCGAGTCGCGGCGAAGGCTGCCCACCAGCACCACCACGGCGCGGTCGGCGTCGGCGCGGGCGGCGGTGGTCGGATCGAGGGGGAAGTCGGTCATGATGGGGCTCCTTCGGGAAGGTCGTGCGCGAATCTGTCTACAACCGATAATTAACGGACTGCAGTCCGGATTTCATCCAGTGGTCCGTGTGGACCTTGTCACGTGCCCCGGCAGACGTCACGGTTTGGACGCACGATGATCCGGGTCGGTCGACTCGACCGCACCGCCCGACCGATATCCTGGGATGCATGTCCTCCGAATCCGGACGCGGCCCGGCGCTGCAGCTGCTGCCCGAGACCGGGGCCGGCGGCGAACGCGCCGATGCGGCCCGGAACCGGCAACTGCTGCTGGCCGCGGCGAAACAGCTGATCGACGACCACGGCGCCGCAGCGGTCACGATGGACGCGGTGGCCCGCGCCGCCGGCGTCGGCAAGGGCACCGTCTTCCGGCGTTTCGGCAACCGGACCGGGCTGATGATGGCCCTGCTCGACCACTCCGAGCGCGCCCTGCAGCAGCAGATCCTCACCGGGCCGCCCCCGCTCGGTCCCGGACTCGTGTCGGCGCCGACGCCGGGCGCGCCCGGTGCCTCCCCCCTCGACCGTCTGATCGCCTACGGCCGCGCACGGCTGAAGATGACCGTCGACCACCTCGACATCCTGCTGGAGGCCGGTGCCGACGATCCCGACCGCCTCAGCCACCCGGTCTGGGCCATGTCGACCAGTCACGTGCAGTACCTGCTCGGCGAGCTCGGCTACCCGGGCCGGCTGGCCACCGTGGCGGTCGCGATCCAGTCGCCGCTGGAGGCGATCGCCGTCCGTCACCAGCTGGAGGTGGTGGGTCTGGAACCCGCTGAGATCGCCGACGATTGGGAGCGGATGGTCCGGGCGCTCGCCGCGGGACTGAGCTGACCTTTCGACAAGGAGCTCACGACCTTTCGACAGGCTCAAGGAGCGCACGGACCTTTCGACAGGCTCAAGGAGCGCACGGACCTGTCGACAAGCTCAAGGAGCGTCACGGCGCTTTCGACAAGCTCAAGGAGCGTTCGACGGGCTCAAGGAGCGTCACGGCTTCTCGATCACGGCAGATCGCGCGCCACCAGCGCCGGCTCGCGCGCCAGGGCCGGCCCCTCCGGGAGCAGCGCCAGCACCGGCCACGGCGCCGGCCGCGGGTCGGACAGTCCCAGCATCCGGCCGATCTCCGCGGTGGCCAGCCGGTAGCGGATACCGGCATCGCTGACGTAGTAGTCGCCGCCGGTCACCCGCAGGTGTTCACCGCTCCCCGGTCGCAGGTATACGCCGTCGAGTCCCGGCCCGGACCCGTCCGCCGAACTCAGCGACACCACGCGCGCCCCCTCCGGCAGCGGCAGGTGGGGGCTGACGTGCAGCGTCTCCCGCTCCGGCGTGCCCTTCTCGCGCGACCACGAGCGGCACATCACCGCGTCCGCCCCGACCGGCGCGGGCACGTGCTCCGGAAACGACTCCACCGGCAGCCTCCGCACGACGGGCACTGCGGCGAGCACCCCCGGCGCCACCTGCCGGACCGCGTGCGGATCGCCCGCATCGGCGCCCCGCAACACCTGCGCGGCGACCGGTGTGAGCGGCTGGATGCCGTCCGGCAGCACCGCGAAGTACGACGGCGCGTCGTCCACCCCGAGCGAGCGGATCACCGACCCGACCGGAACCTCCCGCAGCGGGCCCGGCCCCGGGCCGCCCCGCCCGGGCACCTCCGGAACCGCCAGAGCGGGCTGCGCCGGAAAGGTGTTCAGCAAAGCCTCGCTGATCGGCCGTGCCGCCGCACCGTCGAGCCCCAGCGCCCGCCGCACCGCGACCGACGACGACACCGTGGCCCGCACCGGGAGCGACACTCCGTCGGCGGCGATCTGATAGAGCAGCCATTCGGTGTCACCCGCCCGAACCAGCGCGCCGGTCTGGGCAGGAGCCGGCGGCGCGGTGAGCGGTCCGGCCAGCACCGCGGTGCCGCCCGCGGGGTCGTCGCACACGGTCCAGACCGAGCGGCCGGCGTCGGCGGGTCCGGGCAGTGCCGCCGGGGCGCCCGGGATGCCCAGCGCCGGACCGCGCGGGTACGCGCTCATCGACCGCTGCGAGACCGTCTTCACCGGCAGCGGCGCTCCGGCGACGAGCCGCGCCGACGCGAGATTCGGCACCGGATGCAGGGCGTCGTCGACCAAGACGAACAGGCCCCCGCCCTCCACGGCGACGATCGTGGCGTCGCCGACCGACGGAGAGGGTCGCACCAATCCGTAGATCCCCGCCCCGGCCAGCAGCAGCACGGCCACCACCAAACCCGCCAGCAGTGCCCGGAATTGGGACCGCATCGGGTCGGCCAGCATCCGCGCGTCCCGCCGGATCAGCGCGTGCTCGGCCCTGGCCAGCCCGAACCGGTAGCCGCTCACCTGCGCACGCGTCGTCAGCTGTCTCGACATTCGACTCCCCCGATCAAATCTCGTGTGGCCACGGTAGTCCCGCGCTACGGTGACGCCGGGCGCTTTCGCCGAAAGCGTCGTCGAGCGTCGCCAGGGGGACACCGGGCGGCGGCAGCGGTCGCTTCGGGGGAACGCCATGGCATTGCAGGACATCGGCATCGGCCGGCGGGCTTCGACAAGAGAACGGGGCAGACGACGCCGGGTCGGGCACCTCGAACCCGTGCGGGCGCCGTTCGACGCGCCGTTCGAGGACGGTTTCGCCGGCATCCGGTACGTCGGAGGCGGCCTCATCACGACTCTCGCCGTGCCGCCCGGATCACCCCGTCCGCATCGGCTCGGCTCCTCCTGGTTCGCGCCCGCCACGAGCCCCGGGGCCGGCCTGCCGCTGGACTCCCTGCTGCAGCTCCTGCGCCGACCGGACGCTGCGGCCACCGCGATCACCGTGCGTATCCGCGGGGGCGGCTGTCCCGGCGACGGACCGGCGCCGACGGCCTATCGGGGACTGCTCGGACCGCTCCCGGCCGCCGCTCGGCGGTCGATCCGCCTCACCGTGCGCACCGATCCACTGCTCCACCCGGGGCTGACCGCACGCTACGGCGCGGGGCCCACCGCGGCCCTGCGCGCCAGCCTGGCCGCCACCCGCCGGGTGGCCGCTCTCCTCCGCGGCTGCGGGGTCTCGGCCGTGCCCCTGACCGCGGCCCAGGTCACCGCGACCGAGCTCGCCGCGGCGGGCGCGTCCGCACCCGGCAGCGCCGGGTACGACGATGCCGCCACGGGGACGCGCCGCTATTCGGTGAGCGCCACCGACGGCGAGACACTGTGCACGGCAATGGAATCGGTCTGGAACCTGGCCGAGGGACCGGTCGAGTGCACGCTGGAGCTGCGGCCCGGCGACGACGGTCCCGCGGTCTGTGCCTCCGTCGGCGTAACCGGCTCGCTGTGCGGCTCGCCGCCCGTGCACTGGACGCCGCTCACCGGTGAAGTCCCCGCGCTCGCGCTCCCGGCCGTCCGCGACCTGGCCGGCGCGAGGCTGCCGATCGACGACGACGGCGTGATCGTCGGTGCCGATCCCGACGGCCGTCCGGTGGGTCTGCGGCTGGCCGGTCCGGACATCGCGCGCGCGGACGTCGTCGGGCGCCTGGACCTGGTGCGCCGCATCGTCGTCCGGCTGGTCGCCGCCGGACACACGACGGCGGTGTTCACCGAGCGTCCCGAACGCTGGGCCGGTCTGCTCGACGCCGTGGCCGACCGCGGAATGCTGCACGCCGCCGCGGACGGCCGCGCGCAGGTGCTGCTCGACGACCGCCCCGGCGCCCGCCTCGGCCCGCTGGACGGGCACACGATCCTGCGCGTGCACGACGACGCCGATCCCGGATTCGATCCCGGCCACCACCCGCTCGTGCGCCAGGATTCCG harbors:
- a CDS encoding LON peptidase substrate-binding domain-containing protein; protein product: MTVLPMFPLEHPLLPGEPLTLNVFEPRYRSLVADVLAGDGRFGVVLISRGSEVGGGDERCDVGTVAQLIGHRVRVNDQIQLACRGTDRLRVTAWLEDSPYPRADVELWPDDPIGRDEWALARIPFTSVLVEAQALYDEVSARSGRPPVTLGAPDDLPPTEYTFRTAATLPLGAADRYAILSAHGARERLDAMIRAVDDVLPILRDRLDR
- the nrdI gene encoding class Ib ribonucleoside-diphosphate reductase assembly flavoprotein NrdI, which codes for MSDRPAHDVPGAGAHEGLPQIVYFSSVSENTHRFVQKLGAPAQRIPLIDRDGLFRVDRPYVLISPTYGGGKISDLGAVQAHAGGGYVPKQVIRFLNNEHNRSLIRGVIAAGNTNFGEEFCLAGEIIARKCQVPYLYRFELMGTEHDVDRVRSGLAEFAAGPAFRR
- the eccB gene encoding type VII secretion protein EccB, which gives rise to MSRQLTTRAQVSGYRFGLARAEHALIRRDARMLADPMRSQFRALLAGLVVAVLLLAGAGIYGLVRPSPSVGDATIVAVEGGGLFVLVDDALHPVPNLASARLVAGAPLPVKTVSQRSMSAYPRGPALGIPGAPAALPGPADAGRSVWTVCDDPAGGTAVLAGPLTAPPAPAQTGALVRAGDTEWLLYQIAADGVSLPVRATVSSSVAVRRALGLDGAAARPISEALLNTFPAQPALAVPEVPGRGGPGPGPLREVPVGSVIRSLGVDDAPSYFAVLPDGIQPLTPVAAQVLRGADAGDPHAVRQVAPGVLAAVPVVRRLPVESFPEHVPAPVGADAVMCRSWSREKGTPERETLHVSPHLPLPEGARVVSLSSADGSGPGLDGVYLRPGSGEHLRVTGGDYYVSDAGIRYRLATAEIGRMLGLSDPRPAPWPVLALLPEGPALAREPALVARDLP
- a CDS encoding TetR/AcrR family transcriptional regulator, with amino-acid sequence MSSESGRGPALQLLPETGAGGERADAARNRQLLLAAAKQLIDDHGAAAVTMDAVARAAGVGKGTVFRRFGNRTGLMMALLDHSERALQQQILTGPPPLGPGLVSAPTPGAPGASPLDRLIAYGRARLKMTVDHLDILLEAGADDPDRLSHPVWAMSTSHVQYLLGELGYPGRLATVAVAIQSPLEAIAVRHQLEVVGLEPAEIADDWERMVRALAAGLS
- a CDS encoding DUF6790 family protein, which encodes MYTGFLIGCFFVFPVVSIVIEHAVRRRRGEDPDLLGLVLRWFTFWIAGVRLLIAGLTQAFRPEFTAESIFNTTDPTVLPFISELGYSNIAIGLIGVLSLRLRSWTAPAALAGAVFLGLAGIRHLVDGGAFTTDRAFAAGTDIFALVILLGALLAAGLRSRRE
- the nrdE gene encoding class 1b ribonucleoside-diphosphate reductase subunit alpha; its protein translation is MSPTAVPVSEVPADSTVSASVSGVHAGPAGHDPGELDFHALNAMLNLYDADGKIQFDKDREAARQYFLQHVNQNTVFFHDLDEKLDYLIKENYYEPEVLDQYDREFVKLLFGHAYGKKFRFPTFLGAFKYYTSYTLKTFDGKRYLERFEDRVCMVALTLAAGDTALARNLVDEIIDGRFQPATPTFLNSGKKQRGEPVSCFLLRIEDNMESIGRSINSALQLSKRGGGVALLLSNVREHGAPIKKIENQSSGVIPIMKLLEDSFSYANQLGARQGAGAVYLHAHHPDIYRFLDTKRENADEKIRIKTLSLGVVIPDITFELAKNNDDMYLFSPYDVERIYGVPFADVNVSDKYHEMVEDGRIRKSKINAREFFQTLAELQFESGYPYIMFEDTVNRANPVAGKITHSNLCSEILQVSTPSTFNDDLSYSHVGKDISCNLGSMNIAQAMDSPDLGHTIETAIRGLTAVADQTSIDSVPSIRRANEEGHAIGLGQMNLHGYLARERIFYGSEEGIDFTNMYFYTVLYHALRASNKLAKEKGRPFAGFEDSKYASGEFFDKYIDQVWEPATERVRELFANAGSKDEGLFANQGIAIPTQDDWRDLKAAVQRDGIYNQNLQAVPPTGSISYINHSTSSIHPVAAKIEIRKEGKIGRVYYPAPYLTNDNLEYYQDAYEIGYEKIIDTYAAATQHVDQGLSLTLFFKDTASTRDVNRAQIYAWRKGIKTLYYIRLRQMALEGTEVDGCVSCML
- a CDS encoding type VII secretion protein EccE, which encodes MALQDIGIGRRASTRERGRRRRVGHLEPVRAPFDAPFEDGFAGIRYVGGGLITTLAVPPGSPRPHRLGSSWFAPATSPGAGLPLDSLLQLLRRPDAAATAITVRIRGGGCPGDGPAPTAYRGLLGPLPAAARRSIRLTVRTDPLLHPGLTARYGAGPTAALRASLAATRRVAALLRGCGVSAVPLTAAQVTATELAAAGASAPGSAGYDDAATGTRRYSVSATDGETLCTAMESVWNLAEGPVECTLELRPGDDGPAVCASVGVTGSLCGSPPVHWTPLTGEVPALALPAVRDLAGARLPIDDDGVIVGADPDGRPVGLRLAGPDIARADVVGRLDLVRRIVVRLVAAGHTTAVFTERPERWAGLLDAVADRGMLHAAADGRAQVLLDDRPGARLGPLDGHTILRVHDDADPGFDPGHHPLVRQDSGDPAVAEVSGGGRRIRVRLVATPAEDALVRG
- the nrdH gene encoding glutaredoxin-like protein NrdH, with product MAITVYTKPACVQCNMTYKALDKLGLEYDVVDISIDDEARDYVMALGYLQAPVVVVDDEHWSGFRPERIKAVAARAA
- a CDS encoding NAD(P)H-dependent oxidoreductase, with product MTDFPLDPTTAARADADRAVVVLVGSLRRDSVNRRLARLAAASAPVGTAVDVVDDLDRLPFYNEDLDADGERGDAVEELRARVGAADAVLVVTPEYNGGLPAVLKNAIDWLSRPYGAGAFTGLPVGVIGAASSAHAGTWARQDARKAIGIAGGVVVEPVELGIRSGEFDEASPEIVGELGRLVAHLLPEPAAVG
- a CDS encoding PhoX family protein, with translation MRIPLQLFTSVGTAAGRSARSRMTCRYKCGEACWHEPGNTSGNEYFRDVARTALSRRTVLRGSLAGAVAVGAGSVLAACGDDTPVSETGSSGPLEGMRFDVVAPNTEDALKIPDGYRQQVVIRWGDPVLPGAPEFDFENQTPEAQALQFGYNNDFAGLIPVVGEPDHFYLVVNQEYTTEELMFRGYREKDPTEQQARVAMAAHGITVLEVTGGDADGSLTPVVGHRNRRITASTPFRLTGPAAGSELVRTSADPDGRTVLGTIANCSGGITPWGTMLSGEENYNNYFMNASAVTEAPAADRLARYGFEDDADYHQWGRFEKRFDLASEPNEANRFGYVVEVDPHDPKSVPLKHSALGRLKHESANIHVVPDGPAAGTVVAYTGDDERFEYIYKFVSSRKIREGDSAEARRENMRILSEGTLYVASFTSDKPTTVTDAAGSGRWHKLLTVDADGAATSHIKGMTPAEVAVFTRLAADKAGATKMDRPEDIEPHPTTGKVYCALTNNDKRGTDGKPGADAANPRNENKNGQILEIDDDHTGEQFTWDLLLVCGDPAAADTYYGGFDKKQVSPISCPDNVAFDPHGNLWISTDGNALESNDGLFAVALDGPRRGETKQFLTVPRGAETCGPIITDKRVVVCVQHPGEDDDATVEKPFSHWPDGGDAQPRPSVVAVWKDGDGAIGM